Proteins co-encoded in one Salvia splendens isolate huo1 chromosome 4, SspV2, whole genome shotgun sequence genomic window:
- the LOC121799071 gene encoding MADS-box transcription factor 23-like isoform X2 produces MGRGKIEIKKIENVNSRQVTFSKRRGGLLKKAKELAVLCDAQVAVIIFSGTGKLYDFASSCMEQILARYHQTRGRLQLAAADEHADNQVILHEQPTVEIEALKHEIEELHLMNRRLMGKELDELTYNDLHKLEHQLTEGLLSIKDRKEKLILEQMERSNQQIEELRQQARVSNNIENHLSWSKDCCLSSSSMHEWRSKEVASDTSLRLGISPISAIASEPTKMPKLEKSNDVMHLD; encoded by the exons ATGGGGAGAGGAAAAATAGAGATTAAGAAGATCGAAAACGTGAATAGCCGTCAAGTAACGTTCTCGAAACGGCGCGGCGGACTGCtgaagaaggcgaaagagtTGGCCGTTCTCTGCGACGCTCAGGTCGCCGTTATCATCTTCTCCGGCACCGGAAAACTCTATGACTTCGCCAGTTCTTG CATGGAGCAAATTCTGGCGAGGTACCACCAAACCCGTGGACGCCTACAACTTGCAGCAGCTGATGAGCATGCAGATAATCAGGTTATTTTG cATGAACAACCGACGGTTGAGATCGAAGCCCTCAAACATGAGATCGAAGAGCTTCATTTGATGAACAG ACGATTGATGGGAAAAGAGCTCGATGAATTGACCTACAACGATTTGCACAAATTAGAACATCAGCTTACAGAAGGACTTCTCTCTATTAAAGATAGAAAA GAGAAGTTAATCTTGGAGCAGATGGAAAGATCAAATCAACAG ATTGAGGAGCTTAGACAGCAAGCAAGGGTAAGCAACAATATTGAAAATCATTTGAGTTGGAGCAAAGATTGTTGCCTTAGTTCGAGTTCAATGCATGAATGGAGATCCAAGGAAGTTGCTTCAGATACTTCACTGCGTTTAGG AATTTCACCTATTTCTGCTATTGCTTCGGAGCCTACGAAAATGCCTAAGCTGGAAAAATCCAATGATGTCATGCATCTGGATTAA
- the LOC121799071 gene encoding MADS-box transcription factor 23-like isoform X1 has protein sequence MGRGKIEIKKIENVNSRQVTFSKRRGGLLKKAKELAVLCDAQVAVIIFSGTGKLYDFASSCMEQILARYHQTRGRLQLAAADEHADNQVILHEQPTVEIEALKHEIEELHLMNRRLMGKELDELTYNDLHKLEHQLTEGLLSIKDRKEKLILEQMERSNQQEKKIALQNEALLEKIEELRQQARVSNNIENHLSWSKDCCLSSSSMHEWRSKEVASDTSLRLGISPISAIASEPTKMPKLEKSNDVMHLD, from the exons ATGGGGAGAGGAAAAATAGAGATTAAGAAGATCGAAAACGTGAATAGCCGTCAAGTAACGTTCTCGAAACGGCGCGGCGGACTGCtgaagaaggcgaaagagtTGGCCGTTCTCTGCGACGCTCAGGTCGCCGTTATCATCTTCTCCGGCACCGGAAAACTCTATGACTTCGCCAGTTCTTG CATGGAGCAAATTCTGGCGAGGTACCACCAAACCCGTGGACGCCTACAACTTGCAGCAGCTGATGAGCATGCAGATAATCAGGTTATTTTG cATGAACAACCGACGGTTGAGATCGAAGCCCTCAAACATGAGATCGAAGAGCTTCATTTGATGAACAG ACGATTGATGGGAAAAGAGCTCGATGAATTGACCTACAACGATTTGCACAAATTAGAACATCAGCTTACAGAAGGACTTCTCTCTATTAAAGATAGAAAA GAGAAGTTAATCTTGGAGCAGATGGAAAGATCAAATCAACAG gaaaagaaaattGCGCTGCAAAATGAGGCCCTGCTAGAAAAg ATTGAGGAGCTTAGACAGCAAGCAAGGGTAAGCAACAATATTGAAAATCATTTGAGTTGGAGCAAAGATTGTTGCCTTAGTTCGAGTTCAATGCATGAATGGAGATCCAAGGAAGTTGCTTCAGATACTTCACTGCGTTTAGG AATTTCACCTATTTCTGCTATTGCTTCGGAGCCTACGAAAATGCCTAAGCTGGAAAAATCCAATGATGTCATGCATCTGGATTAA